One region of Vigna angularis cultivar LongXiaoDou No.4 chromosome 10, ASM1680809v1, whole genome shotgun sequence genomic DNA includes:
- the LOC108335849 gene encoding probable RNA-dependent RNA polymerase 1 yields MGKTIELYGFPNYVKTADVKIFVENYTGKGSIAVMKLRHGKGRARRAFAIIQFITEDSATHMVSMALSRGLRYGTAYLKAREMESDIDRKLRMDLPGLEGVKLYFGCQISKGGFSVLETIPDSSLNFGSGKRKVELNFLYNLVQYKLELSYENIWKVELLRPRNKTARYLLVQLLGAPRIFECDVHTSADVSDSVFDKSSYNYKKYILDEEWTRTIDFTKDSCIGQSSAICLEFPSGQNLPNFKDIFAYYEQSERQYTLHPGVPFSQNWGLVPIVAPQGVEIPFDILFKVNSLVQHVCLAGRALNDDFYHWVDPRTMPLDFIKNALEKMYYSKEFCYDPTKWFTDQYKRYLKSNSKNCPRWPAMSLDKGLVYVRRVQITPCKVYFCGPEVNVSNRVLRHFHEHLDNFIRVSFVDEELDKLFSTELSSRAQNKKTDLYTRILDILKNGIVIGDKKFEFLAFSSSQLRENSLWMFAPTGKYTAASIRSWMGNFSKIRNVAKYAARLGQSFGSSTETLSVPRNEIEIIPDVSRTSDGNEYVFSDGIGKISLKFARSVARKCGYHGTPSAFQIRYGGYKGVVAVDPTSRFKLSLRNSMRKYDSDNTKLDVLGRSKFQPCYLNRQLITLLSTLGINDGVFEKKQREAMYQLDTILKDSLKAQEVLDLMPAGEITNVLKKLLICGYKPSEEPFLSMMLQIFRASKLSDLRLKSKIFIPKGRAMMGCLDETSTLEYGQVFVQISNNGLRDRSDDSLPYNLPKKYPITGKVVVTKNPCLHPGDVRVLEAVDVPDLHHMVDCVVFPQKGPRPHPNECSGSDLDGDIYFVCWDPELIPFRQTEPMDYTPFSTVELDHDVTIAEVEEYFTNYMVNDSLGIIANAHTVFADRQPEKAMSAECLKLAKLFSTAVDFPKTGVPAVIPRALYVKEYPDFMEKSNRETYISPNIIGKLYREVMETISSSDGGYVSSFTQEVARRSYDFNMEVDGFMDYVDDAFYYKTNYDYKLGNLMDYYGIKTEAEILSGNIIKLSKSFNKRRDAEAVNQAMTSLRKDARSWFNEGRNGVDSRNGDDKYAKASAWYHVTYHPSYWGRYNQGMGRDHYLSFPWCVFPQLLQIKKKVSNRRYS; encoded by the exons ATGGGTAAAACAATTGAGTTGTATGGATTTCCTAATTATGTGAAAACGGCTGATGTGAAGATATTTGTGGAGAATTATACTGGTAAAGGAAGTATCGCAGTTATGAAGCTAAGACATGGCAAAGGTCGGGCTCGAAGAGCATTCGCTATTATTCAATTCATCACAGAAGACTCTGCTACACATATGGTATCGATGGCCCTTTCAAGAGGATTGCGGTATGGAACCGCTTATTTAAAAGCTCGGGAAATGGAGAGTGATATTGATCGAAAACTAAGAATGGATTTGCCTGGTTTGGAAGGTGTGAAACTGTATTTTGGCTGCCAGATATCGAAAGGAGGATTTTCTGTTTTGGAGACAATTCCGGATTCCAGTTTAAATTTTGGGAGTGGAAAGAGAAAGGTGGAGCTGAATTTTTTGTATAACCTCGTGCAATACAAACTTGAGCTTTCATACGAGAACATTTGGAAGGTTGAGCTGCTTCGACCACGGAATAAAACTGCACGTTATCTCCTTGTTCAG TTACTTGGTGCTCCCCGGATATTTGAGTGCGACGTGCATACATCGGCAGATGTATCTGACAGTGTATTTGATAAATCTTCGTAcaactacaaaaaatatatccttGATGAGGAATGGACCAGAACAATAGATTTCACTAAGGATAGTTGTATTGGGCAGTCCTCCGCCATATGTCTGGAGTTTCCTAGTGGCCAGAATTTACCAAATTTCAAGGATATCTTTGCTTATTATGAGCAAAGTGAACGGCAATACACATTACATCCAGGGGTTCCCTTTTCTCAAAATTGGGGTCTTGTCCCCATTGTTGCTCCCCAAGGTGTTGAAATACCATTTGACATCTTGTTTAAAGTCAATTCATTGGTTCAGCATGTATGTCTAGCGGGACGTGCACTTAATGATGACTTCTATCACTGGGTTGATCCGCGCACAATGCCgcttgattttattaaaaatgctTTAGAAAAGATGTACTACTCTAAGGAATTCTGTTATGATCCCACAAAGTGGTTTACTGATCAGTACAAAAGGTACcttaaatcaaattcaaagaaTTGTCCTCGGTGGCCTGCAATGTCTTTGGATAAAGGGTTGGTATATGTTCGCAGGGTTCAGATCACACCTTGCAAAGTTTACTTTTGTGGTCCAGAGGTTAATGTCTCAAATCGTGTTCTCCGTCACTTCCATGAACATTTGGACAACTTTATACGTGTTTCATTTGTCGATGAGGAGTTGGATAAACTGTTTTCAACTGAATTATCATCCCGTGCACAGAACAAGAAAACTGACTTGTACACGAGAATTCTTGACATCCTTAAAAATGGCATTGTTATTGGCGATAAGAAGTTTGAATTTCTAGCATTCTCATCAAGTCAGTTGCGGGAAAATTCTCTCTGGATGTTTGCTCCTACAGGAAAGTACACTGCCGCATCCATAAGGAGTTGGATGGGAAATTTTAGCAAGATTAGGAATGTTGCAAAGTATGCTGCTAGGCTGGGACAATCTTTTGGTTCATCTACTGAAACTCTAAGCGTCCCTaggaatgaaattgaaattattcCGGATGTGAGCAGGACTTCTGATGGAAATGAATATGTCTTTTCTGATGGTATTGGGAAAATATCTCTTAAATTTGCCAGGAGCGTGGCTAGAAAATGCGGCTATCATGGCACTCCATCTGCCTTTCAGATTCGTTACGGAGGTTACAAAGGAGTTGTAGCTGTTGATCCCACATCACGTTTTAAGTTATCACTGAGGAATAGCATGCGGAAGTATGATTCAGATAACACGAAGTTAGATGTTTTGGGTCGTAGTAAGTTTCAGCCGTGTTATCTGAATCGGCAGTTGATTACTCTCTTATCCACTCTTGGCATCAATGATGGTGTTTTTgagaaaaaacaaagagaagCTATGTATCAACTAGACACTATACTAAAAGATTCATTGAAGGCACAGGAAGTTCTGGACTTAATGCCTGCTGGGGAGATTACCAATGTTCTGAAGAAGCTCCTCATCTGTGGCTACAAACCTAGTGAGGAACCATTCCTTTCAATGATGCTGCAAATATTTAGGGCATCAAAACTGTCAGATTTGCGACTCAAATCCAAGATCTTTATTCCGAAGGGAAGAGCAATGATGGGATGTCTAGATGAAACTAGTACCCTGGAATATGGTCAAGTATTTGTGCAGATTTCCAACAATGGGCTGCGGGATCGATCTGATGATTCTTTACCCTATAATTTGCCAAAAAAATACCCTATTACAGGTAAGGTGGTAGTAACTAAAAACCCTTGCTTGCACCCTGGTGATGTGCGTGTTTTAGAAGCTGTGGATGTGCCAGATTTGCACCACATGGTGGACTGTGTTGTTTTCCCTCAAAAAGGACCAAG ACCTCATCCAAACGAGTGTTCGGGAAGTGATCTGGATGGAGATATCTACTTTGTTTGTTGGGACCCTGAATTGATTCCTTTCCGCCAAACCGAACCAATGGATTATACTCCTTTCTCAACTGTAGAACTGGATCATGATGTGACAATTGCG GAGGTTGAGGAGTATTTTACCAATTACATGGTCAATGACAGTCTGGGAATAATTGCCAATGCACACACTGTCTTTGCTGACAGACAACCAGAAAAAGCCATGTCTGCAGAATGTCTTAAGCTTGCAAAGCTGTTTTCAACAGCAGTCGACTTTCCAAAAACTGGTGTTCCTGCTGTTATTCCTCGTGCACTGTATGTCAAAGAATATCCGGACTTCATGGAGAAGTCTAACAGAGAAACCTATATATCACCTAATATAATAGGAAAGCTCTATAGGGAAGTTATGGAAACAATTTCATCAAGTGATGGTGGCTATGTTTCATCCTTCACCCAAGAGGTCGCGAGAAGGTCTTACGACTTTAACATGGAAGTTGATGGCTTTATGGATTATGTTGATGATGCTTTCTATTACAAAACCAATTATGACTACAAGTTGGGAAATCTGATGGATTACTATGGCATCAAAACTGAAGCTGAAATCCTCAGCGGTAATATCATTAAACTGTCAAAATCCTTCAACAAAAGGAGGGATGCAGAAGCAGTAAATCAAGCTATGACGTCCCTAAGGAAAGACGCCCGGTCCTGGTTCAATGAGGGCAGAAATGGTGTGGATTCTAGAAATGGTGATGATAAATATGCAAAAGCTTCTGCTTGGTACCATGTTACTTACCATCCAAGCTATTGGGGTCGCTACAACCAAGGGATGGGTAGGGATCATTATCTAAGTTTCCCATGGTGTGTTTTCCCTCAGCTTCTCCAAATCAAGAAAAAGGTTTCCAATAGAAGGTACTCTTAG